A region of Saccharococcus thermophilus DNA encodes the following proteins:
- a CDS encoding RHS repeat domain-containing protein: MKRALIYTKRRKHPNTYEYNAVRNRTKKIVNDGTTTTTTTYTYDAADQLTAVNGQAYTYDANGNLTNNGNKTFVYDDDNRLIEVKNASGATIASFTYDQLGRRISKTTSNGTIYYHYDGDSNQVLYETDANNNIVAEYTWDADGHPVTMTKGGVTYYYHLNGHGDVMALTDASGNVVAEYQYDAWGNILSKTGAMALANPYRYAGYYYDEETGLYYLMSRYYNPEVGRFINADNAMVVKGITDLAITEPAMHKGDFTLLENMFAYAANNPVMHVDPDGYYWGNHWWNSKWFVSNAINWGITALVGGGIGGLSLYLRNLSKKYLADRAAIMFANELKKKLLAKGISARIASYVANAANVLFNVLMWATDPGSKIFARIDSKDHVPNNGYLNL, translated from the coding sequence ATGAAGAGAGCTTTGATATACACGAAACGAAGAAAACATCCGAACACATACGAATACAATGCTGTCAGGAACCGCACGAAGAAAATCGTAAATGATGGAACGACGACTACTACAACAACGTACACGTATGACGCCGCCGACCAATTAACGGCCGTCAACGGACAAGCGTACACGTACGATGCCAATGGCAATTTAACGAACAATGGCAATAAGACATTTGTGTACGATGATGACAACCGTCTCATTGAAGTGAAAAATGCGTCTGGCGCCACCATCGCGTCATTCACGTATGATCAGCTTGGAAGACGGATCAGCAAAACCACATCAAACGGAACCATCTATTATCACTACGATGGCGACTCGAACCAAGTGCTATATGAAACAGATGCCAACAATAACATCGTGGCGGAGTATACGTGGGACGCAGACGGCCACCCAGTCACGATGACCAAAGGTGGAGTCACTTACTATTATCACCTTAACGGCCACGGAGATGTCATGGCATTAACGGATGCGAGCGGAAATGTCGTTGCGGAATATCAATACGATGCGTGGGGGAATATTCTTTCCAAAACCGGCGCCATGGCATTAGCCAACCCATACCGTTATGCGGGTTATTATTATGATGAGGAAACTGGGTTATACTATTTGATGAGTAGGTATTACAATCCTGAAGTGGGTAGGTTCATTAATGCAGATAATGCAATGGTTGTAAAGGGTATTACTGACCTCGCCATAACAGAACCTGCAATGCATAAAGGTGATTTCACATTATTGGAAAATATGTTTGCATATGCTGCGAATAATCCTGTAATGCATGTCGATCCAGATGGGTACTATTGGGGAAATCACTGGTGGAATTCAAAATGGTTTGTAAGTAATGCTATTAATTGGGGAATAACTGCACTTGTTGGTGGGGGAATTGGTGGACTTTCTCTTTATCTAAGAAACCTATCAAAGAAATATCTTGCTGACAGAGCTGCAATCATGTTTGCAAATGAACTAAAAAAGAAACTTCTTGCTAAAGGTATATCTGCCCGAATTGCTAGTTATGTAGCAAATGCTGCTAATGTTCTATTTAACGTGTTAATGTGGGCAACGGATCCAGGTAGCAAAATTTTTGCCCGTATAGATTCAAAGGATCATGTACCGAATAACGGATACCTTAACTTGTAA
- a CDS encoding RHS repeat-associated core domain-containing protein, translated as MELLVTIQERNYCRKNINMMCGGKIISPTNAMASATPYCYAGYYYDEETGLYYLIAYDANIGRFLTRDAFHRFEDDPQSLNQYAYTKNNPVNFTDPSGHFSKRINLGFNSYIKVSGGWQNIYVSINITPGFLISTGIGFAIGGAAGYAVKKFLKWYLFPVLANVIFTWGAEKVVNFLAKKVSKATFKRISKGYNWTRKTIFYMSIKVPNLIFRR; from the coding sequence TTGGAACTCCTGGTCACTATACAGGAGAGGAATTATTGTCGCAAAAATATCAATATGATGTGTGGGGGGAAAATCATTTCCCCAACCAACGCCATGGCATCGGCCACCCCATACTGTTATGCAGGATACTATTATGATGAAGAAACTGGGTTATACTACCTGATAGCATACGATGCGAACATCGGGCGTTTCTTAACGAGAGATGCGTTCCATAGGTTTGAAGATGATCCACAAAGCTTAAATCAATATGCTTATACAAAAAATAATCCTGTTAATTTCACTGATCCTAGTGGGCATTTTTCAAAACGGATTAATTTAGGTTTTAACAGTTACATTAAAGTTAGTGGTGGTTGGCAAAATATATATGTATCAATTAATATAACTCCTGGCTTTCTAATAAGTACAGGAATTGGGTTTGCAATAGGTGGAGCTGCTGGTTATGCAGTGAAAAAGTTTTTGAAATGGTATCTCTTCCCTGTGCTTGCAAATGTAATATTTACTTGGGGCGCAGAAAAGGTTGTTAACTTTTTAGCTAAAAAAGTTTCTAAGGCTACATTTAAAAGAATATCTAAAGGGTATAATTGGACAAGGAAAACTATATTCTATATGAGTATCAAGGTTCCTAATTTAATTTTTAGACGATGA
- a CDS encoding DNRLRE domain-containing protein, producing MIEKPLPNHHRLIAVILSFCLIFSFLAPPFAQAAPGKSERAVQKKQNIEADIGELPRKLPKSKLELESKRTKYSTRYLNPDGSFTEEIYLQPQFYQDPNDKKWKKINNDLKPGEANQFENTANAFKAKFAEQSNQAELVSVEEKDKSLSFTPVQGKNVQGVVKNNEITYKGLFEQTDVRYRIHGDAVKEDIILNSKPSTNTFSFELKLKGLNAITKKDGTIVLEDQKGNPKWYFAKPYMTDANHKYSDKVTLQLRKEDGKTYVDVVADESFLQDPDTNYPVTIDPTINNWDVLRDNFIASNFPDSIYSSNTYMHTGYNSYFGITRALVRFYLPSLPSDSVISSATFNAYQTNTDGQQVSIDLYRITSNWTSSVTWNNQPSIGSTKESTVTSNTANAYWSWDITQLVKDWYNGIQPNYGLMLKQQNEASSPYRTFNTVNSGTNTPRITINYWVEPIGTESFWMTTKDGVNPANGNLVLQETDLAIPGLGEDVEITRTYNSRKSGLNGMFGYGWFTNVEMNLWDSGSGPITFVDEDNTRHIFGEKIGGGYEAAGGVYLDLVKNADGTYTITKTDGTKFHFNTDGNLSRIVDTNGNTTTFNYNANGKLTSITDASGRTTTIAYGTNGYASITDPANRTISYEYDTSGNLTKVTDAQGNVTSFTYDSNHNLTSIKNARNITTTIRYDTSDRVISIERPITINGTPTTSTTSYSYDQTNSVTSVTDGEGRRVDYTYNANGNVVQITENPLDAQNKAVTTFDYDNNNNLTQVIEPNENKVNGTAAFIYQYDEKGNIISVQLPENQSAQYTYDFQNNLIKAQDFNSNVSTFDYDQNNNQTESIDPYAQSVAQRYDSVGNLEYSTYPMSTADNLASNSSFEIDDNADNWPDNWTKAIETGKTATFDWTTTSKFGNKAIKISNPTGWAIVSSDKQPYDGGTYVASGYVKTSATSAQALIKVEYFDAQGNWLNQKVSYELAGTHDWTRLHVVADNAPTGTKSIRVSVGLNAGSGIAYFDGIQLEKGTVVSAYNLVDNSSFERDSNGDGIPDNWTTSGNLSANDGMDATAVNVYVGDNSFKITGESGKNKYIKQRINISGDSNTKLTLSGWSKQEGANPNGGYYNLQVAIHYTNGTTDWDYANDFDKTKTDWQHVAAEVKPKQAFDYIEVYYYYFNQTGTAWFDAMRLEVGASHTAYTYDAKKNYVTQIKDPAGNTVSYTYDAVGNQTSVTDGKGKTTSYEYNANNQLTKVTDPNGNVTTYGYDGVGNRTSVKNAKNYITNYTYNELNQVSGFTNPLNQTTSFAYDKNGNLTKVTYANGDKVSYSYNALNRLVSIAYNGVTKWTLNYDANGNVTSVTDASGNTITYTYDKNNRPTRISKGASNSIAYGYDNNGNVTSTSITAGTTTDTIGYSYNPLDQLVVLSRNSANLARFTYDERGNISSIIHANGTYTAYEYNDANQLKSIKNLGANSNVLNYFNYSYDANGNITTVETNNGTITYQYDALNQLTKETLADGTTITYEYDAVGNRTKKIVNDGTTTTTTTYTYDAADQLTTVNGQAYTYDANGNLTNNGNKTFVYDDDNRLIEVKNASGTTIASFNYDHLGRRISKTTSNGTIYYHYDGDSNRVLYETDANNNIVAEYTFDSLGNPATMTKNGVTYYYHVNGHGDVTALTDSSGNVVAEYSYDAWGNIISQTGTMASSNPYRYAGYRYDEVTGLYYLMARYYDSKTGRFITRDTFHGFENDTLSLNQYTYTQNNPVMYVDPSGHLRIISVDWAGSVFNTAVSWALTGSFGLAAIQAYIKKKGKEAARRMFYKTVKDKLIAWGAGSLAVSLGFIVDTVLDYYDIGGWIAKKLDSIDRKPRNGWIDI from the coding sequence GTGATAGAGAAGCCGCTGCCTAATCACCATCGCCTAATCGCTGTTATTCTTTCATTTTGTTTAATTTTTAGTTTCCTTGCTCCCCCATTTGCACAAGCTGCTCCTGGTAAATCGGAACGGGCAGTACAAAAAAAGCAAAACATTGAAGCTGATATTGGTGAGCTACCTAGGAAACTTCCAAAATCAAAACTGGAATTAGAAAGTAAACGGACAAAGTATTCGACACGCTACTTAAATCCAGATGGAAGCTTTACGGAAGAGATTTACTTACAGCCTCAATTTTATCAAGATCCTAATGATAAGAAGTGGAAAAAAATCAACAATGACTTAAAGCCGGGCGAGGCAAATCAGTTTGAAAACACAGCAAATGCATTTAAAGCAAAGTTTGCAGAACAATCTAATCAAGCTGAACTTGTTTCTGTCGAAGAAAAAGATAAAAGCCTTTCCTTCACCCCTGTACAAGGAAAAAATGTACAAGGTGTTGTGAAAAATAATGAAATCACTTATAAAGGGTTATTTGAACAAACAGATGTACGATATCGTATCCATGGAGATGCGGTAAAGGAAGATATCATCCTGAACAGTAAGCCTAGTACCAACACATTTTCTTTTGAATTAAAACTAAAAGGATTAAATGCCATCACTAAAAAAGATGGGACCATCGTTTTGGAAGATCAAAAAGGAAATCCAAAGTGGTATTTCGCAAAGCCGTATATGACCGACGCAAACCATAAGTATTCGGATAAAGTCACTCTTCAGCTGCGTAAAGAAGATGGTAAAACTTACGTCGATGTCGTAGCGGATGAAAGCTTTTTACAAGATCCGGACACAAATTATCCAGTCACGATTGATCCTACCATTAATAACTGGGATGTTTTAAGGGATAATTTTATCGCGAGCAACTTCCCGGATTCGATCTATTCCAGCAACACATACATGCATACAGGTTATAACAGTTATTTCGGCATTACACGTGCTTTGGTAAGATTTTATCTTCCAAGCCTTCCAAGTGACAGTGTGATTTCGAGCGCGACTTTTAATGCGTACCAAACGAATACGGACGGTCAACAAGTGTCCATTGATTTATACCGGATTACAAGCAATTGGACCTCTTCGGTCACCTGGAATAATCAACCTTCCATCGGAAGCACGAAAGAATCAACGGTAACAAGCAACACAGCGAATGCGTACTGGAGCTGGGACATCACTCAGTTAGTTAAGGACTGGTATAATGGCATTCAACCGAACTATGGGCTGATGCTGAAGCAGCAAAACGAAGCATCATCGCCATATCGTACCTTTAATACCGTAAACAGCGGCACCAATACTCCGCGCATTACGATCAACTATTGGGTGGAGCCCATCGGCACCGAGTCGTTCTGGATGACCACGAAAGACGGGGTGAACCCGGCTAACGGAAACCTGGTTTTACAAGAAACCGATCTTGCGATTCCTGGTTTGGGGGAAGACGTCGAGATTACGAGAACGTACAATAGCCGAAAGTCCGGCTTGAATGGAATGTTCGGTTATGGCTGGTTCACCAATGTGGAAATGAATCTATGGGATTCAGGCAGCGGACCGATTACCTTTGTCGATGAAGACAATACTCGTCATATTTTTGGTGAAAAAATCGGTGGCGGATATGAAGCAGCCGGTGGTGTCTATCTCGATTTAGTCAAGAATGCCGATGGCACCTATACCATTACCAAAACAGACGGCACGAAATTTCATTTCAATACGGACGGAAACCTTTCTCGTATTGTCGATACAAACGGAAACACCACCACATTTAATTATAATGCGAATGGTAAGTTAACTTCCATTACGGATGCATCGGGACGCACCACTACCATTGCGTATGGAACGAACGGGTATGCCAGCATTACAGATCCAGCAAACAGAACGATCTCTTATGAGTATGATACTTCTGGGAACTTAACCAAAGTCACCGATGCACAAGGGAATGTGACCTCGTTTACTTATGATTCCAATCATAATTTAACCAGCATCAAAAATGCTAGAAATATCACCACAACGATTCGCTACGATACGTCTGACCGCGTCATCAGTATCGAGCGGCCGATCACGATCAACGGTACGCCGACAACCAGTACCACAAGCTATTCTTATGACCAAACGAATAGTGTTACATCGGTGACAGATGGAGAAGGCCGGCGGGTCGATTACACATACAACGCGAACGGGAATGTCGTTCAAATCACGGAAAATCCTTTGGATGCTCAAAATAAAGCAGTAACCACGTTTGACTATGATAATAACAACAACTTAACTCAAGTGATTGAACCAAATGAAAATAAGGTAAATGGAACAGCAGCTTTCATCTATCAATATGATGAAAAAGGAAATATCATAAGTGTGCAATTGCCAGAAAATCAATCGGCTCAATATACGTATGATTTTCAAAACAACCTCATCAAAGCACAAGATTTCAATAGCAACGTGAGCACCTTTGATTATGACCAAAATAATAATCAAACGGAATCCATTGATCCTTATGCCCAATCGGTTGCCCAACGATACGATAGCGTTGGAAATCTTGAGTATTCCACATATCCGATGTCTACGGCGGATAACTTGGCAAGCAACTCCAGTTTTGAAATCGATGATAATGCGGATAACTGGCCAGATAACTGGACGAAAGCGATCGAGACAGGAAAAACAGCCACATTCGATTGGACGACAACCAGCAAATTCGGAAATAAAGCAATAAAAATTTCGAATCCGACCGGATGGGCGATTGTCAGCTCCGACAAACAGCCGTATGATGGCGGAACCTATGTGGCGAGTGGTTATGTGAAAACATCCGCCACCTCCGCACAAGCGCTGATCAAAGTGGAATATTTTGATGCGCAAGGAAACTGGCTGAATCAAAAAGTTTCTTATGAATTAGCTGGTACACACGATTGGACCCGGCTTCATGTCGTGGCGGATAACGCACCAACTGGCACCAAATCTATTCGGGTATCGGTTGGCTTAAATGCCGGTTCGGGAATTGCTTATTTTGACGGCATTCAATTAGAGAAAGGAACGGTTGTCAGTGCCTATAACCTTGTAGACAATTCCAGCTTCGAGCGAGATAGCAATGGGGACGGTATTCCGGACAACTGGACAACAAGCGGAAACCTTTCTGCGAATGATGGGATGGATGCAACGGCTGTCAATGTATATGTCGGAGACAACTCGTTCAAAATTACTGGGGAATCTGGAAAAAATAAATATATTAAACAACGGATCAATATTTCCGGCGACAGCAATACCAAACTGACGTTGTCCGGATGGTCGAAACAAGAAGGCGCAAATCCAAACGGTGGATACTATAATTTACAAGTAGCGATCCACTATACGAATGGCACAACGGATTGGGACTATGCCAACGATTTTGACAAAACGAAGACCGACTGGCAGCATGTGGCAGCGGAAGTCAAGCCGAAACAAGCGTTTGATTACATTGAAGTGTATTACTACTATTTTAATCAAACCGGAACCGCATGGTTTGATGCAATGCGCCTAGAAGTAGGGGCTTCCCATACTGCTTACACGTATGATGCGAAGAAAAACTATGTAACCCAAATCAAAGATCCGGCAGGAAATACGGTTTCTTACACGTATGATGCCGTAGGAAACCAGACAAGTGTAACGGATGGAAAGGGAAAAACGACTTCTTATGAATATAATGCCAATAACCAATTGACAAAAGTCACGGATCCAAACGGCAATGTGACGACGTATGGTTATGACGGTGTAGGAAATCGTACATCGGTTAAGAATGCAAAGAATTATATAACCAACTATACGTATAATGAGTTGAATCAGGTTTCTGGTTTCACGAACCCGTTAAATCAAACGACGTCCTTTGCCTATGATAAAAACGGCAATCTCACAAAGGTTACCTACGCCAATGGCGATAAGGTATCCTATAGCTACAACGCGCTGAACCGCCTTGTTTCGATTGCTTACAATGGCGTGACGAAATGGACGTTGAATTACGATGCCAATGGCAACGTGACATCGGTGACGGATGCAAGCGGAAATACGATCACGTACACGTATGATAAGAATAATCGTCCAACACGAATCAGTAAAGGGGCATCTAATTCCATTGCCTATGGCTACGACAATAACGGAAACGTGACGTCCACCTCCATCACAGCGGGTACAACAACCGACACCATCGGATACAGCTACAATCCGTTGGATCAGCTAGTCGTGTTGTCCAGAAACAGCGCCAACCTTGCGAGATTTACGTACGATGAGCGAGGGAATATTTCATCCATCATCCATGCGAATGGCACCTATACCGCCTACGAGTATAATGATGCCAATCAGTTGAAATCGATTAAAAACTTGGGCGCGAACAGCAATGTCTTAAATTACTTCAACTACAGCTATGATGCCAATGGCAACATTACCACTGTAGAAACGAACAATGGAACGATCACGTATCAATATGATGCATTGAATCAGTTGACAAAAGAAACACTAGCAGACGGAACAACCATCACGTACGAATACGATGCTGTGGGGAACCGTACGAAGAAAATCGTAAATGATGGAACGACGACTACTACAACAACGTACACGTATGACGCCGCCGACCAATTAACGACCGTCAACGGACAAGCATACACCTACGATGCCAATGGCAATTTAACGAACAACGGCAATAAGACATTTGTGTATGATGATGACAACCGTCTTATTGAAGTAAAAAATGCGTCTGGTACAACCATCGCGTCCTTTAATTATGATCATCTAGGAAGACGCATCAGTAAAACCACATCAAATGGAACCATCTATTATCACTATGATGGGGACTCCAATAGAGTCTTGTATGAAACAGATGCCAACAATAACATCGTTGCGGAATACACCTTTGATTCGTTAGGTAATCCGGCAACGATGACGAAGAATGGGGTAACTTATTATTATCATGTAAACGGACATGGTGATGTAACAGCTCTAACGGATTCAAGCGGTAATGTCGTAGCTGAATACAGCTATGATGCTTGGGGGAATATTATTTCGCAAACAGGGACGATGGCTTCGTCTAACCCATATCGTTATGCGGGTTATCGATATGATGAAGTGACAGGATTGTATTATCTAATGGCTCGTTATTATGATTCTAAGACAGGCCGATTTATTACCAGAGATACTTTCCATGGTTTTGAAAATGATACATTAAGCTTAAATCAATATACCTATACACAAAATAACCCTGTTATGTATGTTGATCCAAGTGGACATTTAAGAATAATAAGTGTAGATTGGGCTGGCTCAGTTTTTAATACTGCTGTCAGTTGGGCCCTTACTGGCAGTTTTGGTCTTGCCGCAATTCAAGCCTATATTAAGAAAAAAGGAAAAGAAGCAGCAAGAAGAATGTTTTACAAGACTGTAAAGGATAAGCTTATAGCTTGGGGTGCAGGATCCCTAGCTGTCAGTCTAGGCTTTATAGTGGATACTGTATTGGACTATTATGACATAGGTGGTTGGATTGCGAAAAAACTTGATAGTATTGACCGTAAACCAAGAAATGGATGGATTGATATTTAA